The proteins below come from a single Gossypium raimondii isolate GPD5lz chromosome 2, ASM2569854v1, whole genome shotgun sequence genomic window:
- the LOC105789040 gene encoding sorting nexin 2A, with protein sequence MMGSENPGFEESHLFASREEMENLVLDDPLTTTTTTATNNNNSYSSFRSAKSSISDAATRHPLSPPVLSTPAESDPLLSPPVFRNPNASDNNSYIEPPSYADVIFSPFDDNSANEINRVDSTSHDLDSSLTLSRSSSSTSDYIKITVSNPKKEQETTNSLVPGGNTYYTYLITTRTNIADFGSSEFSVRRRFRDVVTLSDRLAESYRGYFIPPRPDKNVVESQVMQKQEFVEQRRVALEKYLRRLAEHPVIRQSDELKVFLQVEGRLPLSMSTDVASRMLDGAVKLPKQLFGESTAVVAPHEVVQPAKGGRDLLRLFKELRQSVANDWGGSKPPVVEEDKVFLEKKEWIHDLEQQISNASQQAESLVKAQQDMGETMGELGLAFIKLTKFENEEAMYNSQRVRAADMKCLATAAVKASRFYRELNAQTVKHLDTLHEYLGLMLAVHGAFSDRSSALLTVQTLLSELSTLHARAEKLEAASSKIFGGDKSRIHKIEELKETIRVTEDAKNVAIREYERIKENNKCELERFDKERRVDLLNMLKGFVVNQVGYAEKISDVWAKVAEETSGYAKDSC encoded by the exons ATGATGGGCTCTGAGAACCCTGGCTTCGAAGAATCTCACCTCTTCGCTTCCCGTGAAGAAATGGAAAACCTCGTTCTCGACGACCCgctcaccaccaccaccaccaccgccaccaacaacaacaactccTACTCTAGTTTCCGGAGCGCCAAGTCATCGATCTCCGACGCCGCCACGCGCCACCCGCTTTCCCCGCCGGTACTCTCCACTCCGGCCGAATCCGATCCATTGCTCTCCCCTCCCGTATTTCGAAACCCTAATGCATCTGATAACAACTCCTACATCGAGCCCCCTTCTTACGCTGACGTCATCTTCAGCCCTTTCGATGACAACTCCGCCAACGAGATCAACCGCGTCGATTCCACTTCTCACGATCTGGATTCATCTTTGACGCTCTCCAGATCCTCGTCGTCCACCTCTGATTACATCAAGATCACGGTTTCCAACCCTAAGAAGGAGCAAGAGACCACCAATTCACTTGTGCCCGGAGGTAACACTTACTACACTTACCTAATTACCACGAGAACCAATATTGCGGATTTTGGGTCATCCGAATTTAGTGTCAGGAGAAGGTTTAGGGATGTAGTCACCTTGTCGGATCGGTTAGCGGAATCTTACCGTGGGTATTTTATTCCGCCAAGGCCGGACAAAAATGTGGTTGAATCTCAGGTGATGCAGAAGCAAGAATTTGTGGAGCAAAGAAGGGTTGCATTGGAGAAATATTTGAGGAGGCTGGCGGAGCATCCTGTCATTAGACAAAGTGATGAATTGAAGGTGTTTTTGCAGGTGGAAGGGAGACTTCCATTGTCGATGAGCACTGATGTCGCTTCTCGGATGCTTGATGGAGCCGTGAAATTGCCCAAGCAGTTATTTGGGGAAAGTACTGCAGTGGTGGCGCCACACGAGGTGGTGCAGCCCGCGAAAGGTGGGAGGGATTTGTTGCGTTTGTTTAAGGAATTGAGACAGTCTGTTGCAAACGATTGGGGTGGTTCTAAACCACCTGTAGTGGAGGAGGATAAGGTTTTTTTGGAGAAGAAAGAGTGGATTCATGATCTTGAGCAGCAAATAAGCAATGCTTCTCAGCAG gctGAGTCTCTTGTTAAAGCACAGCAAGATATGGGAGAGACAATGGGAGAACTAGGATTGGCGTTTATTAAGCTGACTAAGTTTGAGAATGAGGAGGCTATGTACAATTCTCAGAGAGTACGGGCTGCTGACATGAAATGTTTGGCAACTGCCGCAGTCAAAGCTAGCAGATTTTATCGAGAATTGAATGCACAGACTGTCAAGCATTTG GATACACTTCACGAATATCTTGGGCTTATGTTAGCTGTGCATGGTGCATTTTCGGATCGATCAAGTGCTTTATTGACAGTTCAAACTCTCCTATCAGAACTATCTACACTTCATGCAAGAGCCGAAAAACTTGAAGCTGCATCATCGAAAATATTTGGTGGCGACAAATCTAGGATTCACAAGATAGAGGAACTGAAAGAAACTATAAGGGTTACTGAAGACGCAAAAAATGTTGCCATAAGAGAATATGAGAGGATCAAg GAAAATAACAAGTGTGAACTTGAAAGGTTTGACAAGGAAAGACGCGTTGACTTATTGAACATGTTGAAGGGGTTTGTTGTAAATCAG GTGGGATATGCCGAGAAAATTTCAGATGTGTGGGCAAAGGTGGCAGAGGAGACAAGTGGATATGCAAAAGATAGCTGTTAA
- the LOC105789039 gene encoding exocyst complex component EXO70B1 encodes MAENGEEKLLAVARHIAKTLGQNDTMADDILQIFSNFDGRFSREKLSEKMVDDNNPRGCAALERAVNSLDRQISQYVALDHPIWAHTADSSAFLDAIDDLIRTMRDWEPMAAEKSVSACLVRADDLMHQAMFRVGDEFRSLMDRGAESFELNRSNHESTGNLSFDSDDDNEENENGLLRNGVDLDHQIPVAQPVTDYDIVIDALPSGTVSDLHEIAKRMVAAGFVKECSHVYSTCRREFLEESISRLGLQKLSIDEVQKMPWQELEDEIERWIKAANVALRILFPSERRLCDRVFFGFSSAADLSFMEVCRGSTIQLLNFADAVAIGSRSPERLFKVLDVFETLRDLMPEFDSVFSDQYCLVLRNEAVTIWKRLGEAIRGIFMELENLIRRDPAKAAVPGGGLHPITRYVMNYLRAACRSRQTLEQVFDESNAVVPSNKLDDRRASSSSMSVQMAWIMELLESNLEMKSKIYRDSALCSVFMMNNGRYIVQKVKDSELESLLGDDWIRKHNAKVRQYCTNYQRSSWNKIIGTLKLDNSSLASNVIAKSMKEKIKSFNTQFEDVCKTQSSWIVFDEQLREEMRISVSRLLLPAYRNFIGRLQCMPEIGRNTDRLIQYNPEDIEARINELFEGNNGSSGVRK; translated from the coding sequence ATGGCTGAGAACGGTGAAGAGAAGCTGCTTGCGGTGGCCAGGCATATAGCCAAGACGCTGGGTCAAAACGACACCATGGCCGACGATATTTTGCAGATCTTTTCCAACTTCGACGGGAGGTTTTCTCGCGAGAAGTTGTCCGAGAAAATGGTTGACGACAACAACCCTCGTGGCTGTGCCGCCCTCGAGCGAGCCGTTAATTCCTTGGACCGTCAGATCTCCCAGTACGTGGCGCTTGATCATCCCATCTGGGCTCACACCGCTGATTCTTCTGCGTTCCTTGACGCTATTGACGACTTGATTCGTACCATGAGGGATTGGGAACCCATGGCCGCCGAGAAATCCGTCAGCGCTTGTCTTGTGCGCGCTGATGACCTGATGCACCAGGCCATGTTCCGAGTCGGGGATGAGTTCAGGTCTCTTATGGACCGAGGTGCTGAGTCCTTTGAACTGAATCGAAGCAACCACGAGTCAACCGGGAACTTATCGTTTGATTCTGACGATGACAATgaagaaaacgaaaatggaCTTCTTCGCAACGGTGTGGATCTCGATCATCAGATCCCGGTAGCTCAACCGGTAACGGACTACGATATCGTGATCGACGCGCTTCCCTCCGGAACCGTAAGCGACCTTCACGAGATCGCCAAGCGTATGGTGGCCGCAGGGTTCGTTAAAGAGTGCTCTCACGTTTACAGCACCTGCCGAAGAGAGTTCCTCGAAGAGAGCATCTCGAGGCTCGGATTGCAGAAGCTGAGCATCGATGAAGTCCAGAAAATGCCGTGGCAAGAGCTTGAAGACGAGATTGAACGCTGGATCAAAGCCGCTAACGTCGCCCTTCGTATCCTCTTCCCGAGCGAACGCCGGTTATGCGATCGCGTATTTTTTGGATTCTCTTCCGCCGCTGATCTTTCCTTCATGGAAGTCTGCCGTGGCTCCACCATTCAGTTACTTAATTTTGCTGACGCCGTTGCTATCGGTAGCCGATCGCCAGAGAGGCTTTTCAAAGTTCTCGATGTGTTCGAGACTTTGAGAGACTTGATGCCTGAATTCGATTCCGTTTTCTCTGATCAATACTGTTTGGTTCTTCGAAACGAAGCGGTTACCATTTGGAAGAGATTAGGAGAAGCGATTAGAGGGATATTCATGGAGTTAGAGAATCTAATTCGGCGTGACCCGGCTAAAGCAGCTGTTCCCGGTGGCGGACTTCATCCGATCACACGTTACGTAATGAACTATCTCCGTGCGGCGTGTCGATCACGACAGACATTGGAACAAGTTTTTGACGAAAGTAATGCGGTTGTTCCATCTAATAAGCTAGATGATCGACGGGCATCTTCGTCTTCCATGTCGGTTCAGATGGCATGGATTATGGAGCTTTTGGAGAGCAATTTGGAGATGAAATCCAAGATTTACAGAGACTCTGCATTGTGCTCTGTTTTCATGATGAACAATGGACGATATATTGTACAAAAAGTGAAGGATAGCGAGTTAGAGTCGCTTCTTGGTGATGACTGGATCCGAAAACACAATGCCAAAGTCCGGCAATACTGCACCAACTATCAAAGAAGTTCATGGAACAAGATTATCGGAACATTAAAGCTCGACAATTCTTCGTTAGCATCGAATGTGATTGCCAAGTCCATGAAAGAAAAGATCAAATCATTCAATACCCAATTCGAGGATGTATGTAAAACTCAGTCATCATGGATTGTATTCGATGAGCAGCTTAGAGAAGAGATGAGGATATCAGTGTCTAGGCTTTTGTTACCAGCTTATAGAAACTTCATAGGGAGGCTCCAATGTATGCCTGAAATCGGGAGGAACACTGATAGGCTTATACAGTACAACCCGGAGGATATCGAGGCGAGGATTAACGAGTTGTTTGAAGGGAACAATGGATCATCTGGTGTCAGGAAGTAG